The Corynebacterium sphenisci DSM 44792 genome includes the window CTCCTCATGGGCGCCGCCGCGCTGCTGACCACCACCACCCTCACCGCCACCGCCGGCGCCGCCCCGGGCCTGCCCGGCCTCGACGGCATCGACCTGCCCGGTCTGGACCGGCTCCGCCCGCCGGCGGCCGCCCCGGCCGGGGCGGACGAGGCCGACCCCGACGCGGGGGCGGCCGCCCCGGCGCCGAAGCAGGCCGACCCGGGCCAGGCCGGCCCCTTCGACCAGGCGCCCGGCTCGGACACCGGTTCGGCGGCGATCCCCGGGGCCTCCGGCTCCTCGGATCCGGCCGACCCCTTCTACACCGACATCCCCGCCTCCCTCGGGGCACCGGGCACGGTGCTGAAGACCCGGCCCGCCCAGCATCTGCTGCAGAAGGCCGGGCTGGACTGGCCGGGCACCGCCACGAAGATGATGTACACCTCCACCCGGCAGACCGGGGAGCCCGCCGGGGTCACCGGCGTGGTCATCGAGCCCACCGTCGAGTGGAGGGGGAAGGGGTCGCGGCCCACGGTGGTGCTCGCCCCGGGCACCATGGGCCAGGGCGACCAGTGCGCCCCCTCCACCGGCTACGGCATCTTCGCCAACATCGACCCGGCGATCCCCTCGATGGGCGTCAACTACGAACTGCTCAACGCCTACGCGGCCTCCTCCCAGGGCATGCGCGTGGTGATCACCGACTACATCGGGCTGGGCACGCCGGGCGTGCACACCTACGTCAACTCCGAGGACGAGGGCCACGCCGTACTCGATGCCGCCCGGGCCGGCCTCGCCCTGGCCGGGGCGGACCCGACCGACCCGGTGGCGCTGCTCGGCTACTCCCAGGGCGGCGGGGCCGCGGCCGCGGCCGCGGAGCGGGCGGGCTCCTACGCCCCGGAGCTGAACCTCAAGGGCACCTACGCCGGCGCCCCGCCGGCGAACCTCCGCAAGGTGCTCGAGCGGATCGACGGCAACATGATCGTCGGCGCCATCGGCTACGCCCTGAACTCCGGCCTGGAGTACTTCCCGGACGAGGAGCGCGCCGAGGAGGTGCTGGATCGGATCCTCAACGAGGAGGGCCGGCGCTTCCTGGAGACCACCCGCTCCCAGTGCATCGTGGACTCGGTCGCGATGTGGGGCACCCGCTACACCAGCACCTTCACCCAGGACGGCGCCGACTTCAAGGAGGTGCTCGAGCAGGAGCCGACGATCGCGGCGATCATCGACGCCCAGCAGCTGGGCCGGCGCACCCCGAACGCGCACATCA containing:
- a CDS encoding lipase family protein; translation: MKHLPRALLMGAAALLTTTTLTATAGAAPGLPGLDGIDLPGLDRLRPPAAAPAGADEADPDAGAAAPAPKQADPGQAGPFDQAPGSDTGSAAIPGASGSSDPADPFYTDIPASLGAPGTVLKTRPAQHLLQKAGLDWPGTATKMMYTSTRQTGEPAGVTGVVIEPTVEWRGKGSRPTVVLAPGTMGQGDQCAPSTGYGIFANIDPAIPSMGVNYELLNAYAASSQGMRVVITDYIGLGTPGVHTYVNSEDEGHAVLDAARAGLALAGADPTDPVALLGYSQGGGAAAAAAERAGSYAPELNLKGTYAGAPPANLRKVLERIDGNMIVGAIGYALNSGLEYFPDEERAEEVLDRILNEEGRRFLETTRSQCIVDSVAMWGTRYTSTFTQDGADFKEVLEQEPTIAAIIDAQQLGRRTPNAHITLATGINDDAIPTGQVKELAQAYCGRGANVAFVEDDTPTILERTGANHVAPMLRGLPGSIRYLMDAFNGEELADDCGTF